In Anomalospiza imberbis isolate Cuckoo-Finch-1a 21T00152 chromosome 10, ASM3175350v1, whole genome shotgun sequence, the following proteins share a genomic window:
- the ABCC5 gene encoding ATP-binding cassette sub-family C member 5 isoform X8, translated as MKDIDIGKEYIIPSPGYRSVRERADSVQHEEQDESNFQHSKLKIECQDALEAAARAEGLPLDISVHSQLRMLDEEHHKGKYHHGLNALKPIRTTSKHQHPVDNAGLFSSMTFSWLTPLAHRAYKKGELFMDDVWSLSRHESSDVNCRRLERLWQEELKENGPDDASLRRVVWIFCRTRLILSIVCLMITQLAGFSGPAFVVKHLLEYTQQSESNLHYSLFLVFGIFMTEVVRSWSLALTWALNYRTGVRLRGAVLTMAFKKILKLKNIKEKSLGELINVCSNDGQRMFEAAAVGSLLAGGPIVAILGMVYNVIILGPTGFLGSAVFILFYPAMMFVSRLTAYFRRKCVATTDERVQKMNEVLNYIKFIKMYAWVKPFSQNVQKIREEERKILERAGYFQSITVGVAPIVVVIASVVTFSVHMILGYDLTAAQAFTVVTVFNSMTFALKVTPFSVKSLSEASVSVDRFKLPPTI; from the exons ATTGAATGCCAGGATGCCTTGGAAGCAGCAGCTCGGGCAGAGGGCCTGCCACTGGACATCTCTGTGCATTCCCAGCTGAGAATGCTGGATGAAGAGCATCACAAGGGCAAATACCACCATGGTCTGAATGCACTGAAACCCATACGGACCACTTCCAA ACACCAGCACCCGGTTGATAAtgctgggcttttttcctccatgaccttctcctggctcactccTTTGGCCCACAGAGCATACAAGAAAGGGGAATTGTTTATGGATGATGTGTGGTCTTTATCGAGGCATGAGTCTTCAGATGTCAACTGCAGAAG GCTGGAAAGATTGTGGCAGGaagaactgaaagaaaatgggCCTGATGATGCTTCTCTCCGGAGGGTCGTGTGGATTTTCTGCCGCACCAGGCTCATCCTTTCCATAGTGTGTCTGATGATCACGCAGCTCGCGGGTTTCAGTGGACCA GCATTCGTTGTGAAACACCTCTTGGAGTATACCCAGCAGAGTGAGTCCAACCTGCACTACAGCTTGTTTTTAGTTTTTGGCATCTTTATGACGGAAGTGGTGCGATCGTGGTCCCTGGCACTAACCTGGGCGTTGAATTATCGCACGGGGGTCAGACTGCGTGGGGCTGTCCTGACAATGGCGTTTAAGAAAATTCTTAAGCTGAAGAACATCAAGGAGAAGTCTCTTGGAGAG CTCATAAATGTTTGTTCCAATGATGGTCAGAGGATGTTTGAAGCTGCAGCAGTTGGCAGTTTGTTGGCTGGGGGCCCTATTGTGGCCATCTTGGGCATGGTTTATAATGTGATTATTCTGGGTCCAACAGGCTTCTTGGGATCTGCTGTCTTCATCCTCTTCTACCCAGCAATG ATGTTTGTGTCACGCCTCACAgcttatttcagaagaaaatgtgtAGCAACAACAGATGAACGTGTGCAAAAGATGAATGAAGTTCTTAATTACATTAAATTCATTAAAATGTATGCCTGGGTCAAGCCATTTTCTCAGAATGTTCAAA AAATCCGTGAGGAGGAACGCAAAATCTTGGAGCGTGCAGGCTACTTCCAGAGCATCACCGTGGGAGTGGCTCCCATTGTTGTTGTCATTGCCAGTGTGGTGACCTTTTCTGTCCATATGATCCTTGGCTATGACCTTACGGCAGCTCAG GCATTCACAGTGGTTACTGTCTTTAACTCAATGACTTTTGCTCTCAAAGTAACTCCGTTCTCAGTGAAGTCTCTGTCTGAGGCATCTGTTTCTGTTGACAGATTTAAG CTTCCTCCTACTATATAG